Proteins from a single region of Megalopta genalis isolate 19385.01 chromosome 3, iyMegGena1_principal, whole genome shotgun sequence:
- the LOC117229649 gene encoding ornithine decarboxylase 1 isoform X1 has protein sequence MKVTNLDERIHVLDSASNVMSVIKDIALSGLQEEAFYVLDIGDIVQKHQIWKEKLPRVNPYYAVKCNDNLVVIEVLAALGIGFDCASKTEINKVLSVGVDSSKIIFANPAKPASHIRHAAAVGVDTMTVDNESELHKIKKLHPDAKIVIRIRCDAEHAQCQLGMKFGCDPIYEAPNLLHLARMLGLTVVGISFHVGSGCQDPPVFYRAIRHAKTLFDLATDLGFKPYLLDIGGGYPGNKGTSIDKIADVINKALDEYFNTDAVHVIAEPGRFYVASAFTLATSIHSKRAVRGNENSPNTITHNMYYINDGVYGSFNCLLYDHQHVTPVPLKKGYGKMISSSIWGPTCDGLDQVAENVLMHEMDLGDWIIFENMGAYTLPVASPFNGFPVPKVHIVAEENIWLLLKDALPLTEDHFVIGNTPANLRLGLDIGGTDINAWRNPNIELTSADILVDATNTSFIYDYVEVDPLN, from the exons ATGAAGGTCACAAATTTGGACGAACGCATCCATGTTTTGGACAGTGCGTCAAATGTTATGAGCGTCATCAAAGATATTGCATTGAGTGGATTGCAAGAAGAAGCTTTTTATGTACTTGATATTGGAGATATTGTTCAAAAACACCAAATTTGGAAAGAAAAACTACCACGTGTTAACCCATACTATG CTGTGAAGTGCAATGATAACTTAGTTGTAATTGAGGTACTAGCTGCTCTTGGTATTGGTTTCGATTGTGCATCAAAA ACGGagattaataaagtattaaGTGTTGGAGTAGATTCGTCAAAAATTATATTTGCTAATCCAGCAAAGCCTGCATCACATATTCGCCATGCTGCTGCAGTTGGAGTGGATACAATGACAGTGGACAATGAAAGCGAGTTACATAAAATCAAGAAGCTTCATCCTGATGCTAAG ATCGTTATTAGAATTCGTTGCGATGCAGAACATGCTCAATGTCAGTTGGGCATGAAATTTGGTTGTGATCCTATATATGAAGCTCCTAATCTTTTGCATCTTGCACGTATGCTAGGACTTACCGTTGTTGGTATCAGTTTCCATGTTGGTTCCGGTTGTCAAGATCCACCAGTATTTTATCGAGCTATACGGCATGCCAAAACATTGTTCGACTTGGCGACAGATCTTGGTTTTAAACCATATTTGCTAGATATTGGCGGTGGCTACCCAGGAAATAAAGGCACCAGTATTGATAAAATTGCTGACGTTATTAACAAAGCACTTGACGAATATTTCAATA CTGATGCTGTTCATGTAATTGCTGAACCTGGCCGATTTTATGTTGCATCTGCATTTACACTTGCTACAAGTATTCATAGCAAACGTGCAGTGCGTGGCAACGAAAATTCACCAAACACAATCAcacataatatgtattatatcaATGATGGCGTTTATGGCTCCTTCAATTGTTTACTTTATGATCATCAACATGTTACTCCTGTACCTTTAAAG AAAGGTTACGGTAAGATGATTTCCTCAAGTATCTGGGGACCTACATGTGATGGTTTGGATCAAGTCGCAGAAAATGTTTTAATGCATGAAATGGATCTTGGTGATTGgataatttttgaaaatatggGAGCATACACATTACCTGTCGCTTCTCCATTCAATGGATTTCCTGTACCAAAGGTTCACATTGTTGCTGAGGAAAACATTTG GCTTCTTTTAAAAGATGCTTTGCCCTTGACCGAAGACCATTTTGTTATTGGCAATACACCAGCTAACTTACGACTCGGTCTGGATATTGGTGGAACTGATATTAATGCATGGCGTAATCCAAACATTGAACTGACGTCGGCTGACATTTTGGTTGATGCTACTAATACATCATTCATCTATGATTATGTTGAAGTTGATCCACTGAATTAA
- the LOC117229649 gene encoding ornithine decarboxylase isoform X2: MKVTNLDERIHVLDSASNVMSVIKDIALSGLQEEAFYVLDIGDIVQKHQIWKEKLPRVNPYYAVKCNDNLVVIEVLAALGIGFDCASKTEINKVLSVGVDSSKIIFANPAKPASHIRHAAAVGVDTMTVDNESELHKIKKLHPDAKIVIRIRCDAEHAQCQLGMKFGCDPIYEAPNLLHLARMLGLTVVGISFHVGSGCQDPPVFYRAIRHAKTLFDLATDLGFKPYLLDIGGGYPGNKGTSIDKIADVINKALDEYFNTDAVHVIAEPGRFYVASAFTLATSIHSKRAVRGNENSPNTITHNMYYINDGVYGSFNCLLYDHQHVTPVPLKKGYGKMISSSIWGPTCDGLDQVAENVLMHEMDLGDWIIFENMGAYTLPVASPFNGFPVPKVHIVAEENIWYTDVSSSPMS; the protein is encoded by the exons ATGAAGGTCACAAATTTGGACGAACGCATCCATGTTTTGGACAGTGCGTCAAATGTTATGAGCGTCATCAAAGATATTGCATTGAGTGGATTGCAAGAAGAAGCTTTTTATGTACTTGATATTGGAGATATTGTTCAAAAACACCAAATTTGGAAAGAAAAACTACCACGTGTTAACCCATACTATG CTGTGAAGTGCAATGATAACTTAGTTGTAATTGAGGTACTAGCTGCTCTTGGTATTGGTTTCGATTGTGCATCAAAA ACGGagattaataaagtattaaGTGTTGGAGTAGATTCGTCAAAAATTATATTTGCTAATCCAGCAAAGCCTGCATCACATATTCGCCATGCTGCTGCAGTTGGAGTGGATACAATGACAGTGGACAATGAAAGCGAGTTACATAAAATCAAGAAGCTTCATCCTGATGCTAAG ATCGTTATTAGAATTCGTTGCGATGCAGAACATGCTCAATGTCAGTTGGGCATGAAATTTGGTTGTGATCCTATATATGAAGCTCCTAATCTTTTGCATCTTGCACGTATGCTAGGACTTACCGTTGTTGGTATCAGTTTCCATGTTGGTTCCGGTTGTCAAGATCCACCAGTATTTTATCGAGCTATACGGCATGCCAAAACATTGTTCGACTTGGCGACAGATCTTGGTTTTAAACCATATTTGCTAGATATTGGCGGTGGCTACCCAGGAAATAAAGGCACCAGTATTGATAAAATTGCTGACGTTATTAACAAAGCACTTGACGAATATTTCAATA CTGATGCTGTTCATGTAATTGCTGAACCTGGCCGATTTTATGTTGCATCTGCATTTACACTTGCTACAAGTATTCATAGCAAACGTGCAGTGCGTGGCAACGAAAATTCACCAAACACAATCAcacataatatgtattatatcaATGATGGCGTTTATGGCTCCTTCAATTGTTTACTTTATGATCATCAACATGTTACTCCTGTACCTTTAAAG AAAGGTTACGGTAAGATGATTTCCTCAAGTATCTGGGGACCTACATGTGATGGTTTGGATCAAGTCGCAGAAAATGTTTTAATGCATGAAATGGATCTTGGTGATTGgataatttttgaaaatatggGAGCATACACATTACCTGTCGCTTCTCCATTCAATGGATTTCCTGTACCAAAGGTTCACATTGTTGCTGAGGAAAACATTTG GTACACAGACGTAAGTTCGAGTCCAATGtcgtaa
- the LOC117229653 gene encoding transmembrane protein 14C — protein sequence MPFDIVAYSYAAAVAGGGILGYVKSSSIPSLGAGLLFGSILGYGAYQTSADPTNVAVLLGASTTLGGIMGYRFYNSGKIMPAGIITLLSAAMIVRTITRYFTATPMKTQ from the exons atgccTTTCGATATAGTTGCATACTCATATGCAGCTGCGGTAGCAGGAGGTGGTATACTGGGCTACGTAAAGTCAT CTTCCATTCCATCTCTGGGTGCTGGACTTCTTTTTGGAAGTATTTTGGGTTATGGAGCTTATCAAACTTCGGCTGACCCTACCAATGTAGCAGTGCTATTAGGAGCTAGTACAACTCTAGGTGGAATTATGGGATATCGTTTCTACAATAGTGGCAAAATAATGCCAGCAGGAATAATTACATTGCTCAG TGCTGCAATGATTGTTAGAACTATTACAAGATACTTCACTGCAACTCCTATGAAGACACAATAA